One Thalassoglobus sp. JC818 genomic region harbors:
- a CDS encoding UDP-N-acetylmuramoyl-L-alanyl-D-glutamate--2,6-diaminopimelate ligase — protein MLIPHRQPGAVNLRKEIPLASFVGCPDITVSEVAAHTDDCTPGCLFVTLPGTQSHGRDHIPLALQRGVAAILTDYPLADISLPQCIVPDVRKAYGQLCHAMYGHPSRRMGIAGVTGTNGKTTTTWILRSLLQSASRSTGLIGTIEYNDGVHSEPSTLTTPDAMTTARLLAAMRDRQTNYAAIELSSHALAQGRPEGLGLDVAVITNVTHDHLDYHESLDQYIAAKAKIIDYLKPEGILIVNTECPHWEKFIPEQERRVRVLSFGATDDADIFPEILELSSSGSRFRMHYGVERFDCEIPLTGKHNVSNAAAAACAALHLGLTTEEIQAGLAKCPPVPGRLESVNCGQNFSVYVDYAHTDDAIQHAIQTVRPLTSGQTTIVFGAGGERDRFKRRKMAVAAAAADKVIVTSDNPRGESPEQIIEDIMEGFASTSVKPIIEIDRRKAIQRAISEARGGDAVLVAGKGHERFQIVGNQRLPFDDVAVCREAIQWNFRTLHRVEATAKVA, from the coding sequence ATGTTGATTCCGCATCGACAACCTGGAGCCGTGAATCTCCGCAAAGAGATTCCACTGGCGAGTTTCGTTGGCTGTCCCGACATTACCGTTTCGGAAGTGGCGGCTCACACCGACGATTGCACCCCAGGTTGCCTGTTTGTCACTCTTCCTGGAACACAATCCCACGGCCGTGATCATATTCCCCTTGCCCTCCAACGCGGGGTCGCGGCAATCCTCACTGATTACCCACTCGCGGACATTTCACTTCCTCAGTGCATCGTTCCAGATGTCCGGAAAGCGTACGGTCAACTTTGTCATGCCATGTACGGTCATCCTTCCCGTCGAATGGGAATCGCAGGGGTGACTGGCACGAATGGCAAAACGACCACCACGTGGATTTTGAGGTCCCTTCTCCAATCTGCCTCTCGATCAACCGGTCTGATTGGAACGATCGAATACAACGACGGCGTTCATTCAGAGCCCTCAACTCTGACAACGCCCGATGCGATGACGACGGCCCGACTGCTCGCAGCGATGCGAGATCGCCAGACAAATTACGCGGCAATTGAATTGTCGAGTCATGCTCTGGCACAAGGACGGCCCGAAGGACTTGGACTGGATGTCGCGGTCATCACCAACGTGACTCATGACCACCTCGATTATCATGAATCACTCGACCAGTACATCGCAGCCAAAGCCAAAATCATCGACTACTTAAAGCCGGAAGGCATCCTGATCGTCAACACAGAGTGCCCGCATTGGGAGAAATTCATCCCGGAGCAAGAAAGGCGTGTTCGCGTCCTTTCCTTCGGGGCGACTGACGATGCAGATATCTTCCCCGAGATTTTGGAACTCTCATCGAGCGGTTCACGATTCCGGATGCATTACGGAGTGGAACGTTTCGATTGTGAGATTCCACTCACTGGAAAACATAATGTCTCGAATGCTGCTGCAGCTGCTTGTGCTGCACTGCACTTGGGACTGACTACCGAAGAAATCCAGGCTGGTCTTGCGAAGTGTCCTCCGGTTCCCGGTCGACTTGAGTCCGTCAATTGCGGACAAAACTTCAGCGTCTATGTGGACTATGCCCACACCGACGACGCAATTCAGCATGCGATTCAAACGGTTCGTCCGTTGACATCGGGACAGACAACAATTGTCTTCGGTGCTGGCGGAGAACGAGATCGATTCAAGCGTCGAAAGATGGCGGTGGCAGCTGCTGCCGCAGATAAGGTGATCGTCACGAGTGACAACCCACGCGGTGAGTCACCGGAACAGATTATCGAAGACATCATGGAAGGTTTTGCGTCAACGTCGGTGAAACCGATCATTGAAATTGACCGAAGAAAAGCCATCCAGCGTGCAATTAGCGAAGCCAGAGGCGGTGATGCCGTCCTCGTGGCAGGCAAAGGGCACGAACGATTTCAGATTGTCGGCAATCAGCGTCTTCCATTTGACGATGTCGCAGTTTGTCGAGAAGCGATTCAATGGAATTTTCGCACGCTCCATCGCGTCGAAGCAACGGCGAAGGTCGCCTGA
- the murF gene encoding UDP-N-acetylmuramoyl-tripeptide--D-alanyl-D-alanine ligase, which translates to MQPIAVDDLISAIGGVPNGLPAGNPEVTRICIDSRQIQAGDVFWALEGNNFDGHEFVESALQQGALLAVVEPESCSLERTIQVADTLMAFWDFAEAYRRQFDSLIIGVTGTVGKTTTRHMIHSVLSNKFRGIESPQNFNNHFGVPLSLLQLDDRHDFGVIEIGASQPGEIGDLTEIVHPEIGVITAIGPCHLDEFKSFENILRTKAELIERIPKEGFVVLNGDDRNVRKIADNADCSVVFVGERSRNDLVAKDIRVSNNLVQFRVDQSEFHVPATGRHHVTSALISIAIGRQIDMTDSEIQNGLNSFSAMPGRSCLRKIGPWTVIDDTYNSNPVSMSAACRTLQDMTTEGKRILLTGDMLALGEWSEDFHHLLGEEVTRAKIDRVIAIGSQAASVAGSARQHGMDAGCLGIARDQEIAMMLLNLWLEPNDVVLVKGSRGTRMETFLPRLEQLAEEIPQMKTNFETSTRKVA; encoded by the coding sequence ATGCAACCCATTGCGGTCGATGACCTGATCTCCGCAATCGGCGGAGTTCCCAACGGTTTACCAGCTGGCAACCCGGAAGTGACTCGAATTTGTATTGATTCGAGACAAATTCAAGCGGGCGATGTCTTCTGGGCACTGGAAGGAAACAACTTTGACGGACACGAGTTTGTCGAGTCAGCTCTTCAGCAAGGAGCGCTGCTGGCAGTCGTGGAACCTGAAAGTTGCAGCCTCGAACGAACAATACAAGTTGCCGATACACTGATGGCCTTCTGGGATTTCGCAGAAGCCTACCGGCGTCAATTTGATTCACTGATCATTGGTGTCACGGGAACGGTCGGCAAGACGACCACTCGCCATATGATCCACTCGGTTCTTTCGAACAAGTTTCGAGGAATTGAAAGCCCACAGAATTTCAACAATCACTTTGGAGTCCCGCTCAGCCTGCTGCAGCTCGATGATCGCCATGATTTCGGCGTGATCGAAATCGGTGCTTCGCAGCCGGGTGAAATCGGAGATCTCACTGAGATTGTCCATCCTGAGATCGGTGTCATCACAGCCATCGGTCCCTGTCACCTCGACGAGTTCAAATCCTTCGAAAACATCCTGCGAACCAAAGCGGAACTGATTGAGCGTATCCCGAAGGAAGGCTTTGTCGTTCTGAACGGCGATGATCGCAACGTTCGCAAAATCGCAGACAATGCAGACTGCTCCGTCGTGTTTGTCGGAGAACGCAGCCGGAATGACCTGGTCGCCAAGGACATTCGGGTCTCGAACAACCTCGTTCAGTTTCGTGTCGATCAATCGGAGTTTCACGTTCCGGCCACAGGACGACACCACGTCACATCCGCACTCATTTCCATCGCAATCGGTCGACAGATTGACATGACCGATTCCGAAATCCAGAACGGTCTGAATTCGTTCTCGGCCATGCCCGGACGGAGCTGTTTGCGGAAGATCGGTCCCTGGACCGTCATCGACGACACATACAATTCCAACCCTGTTTCGATGTCGGCCGCGTGTCGCACGTTGCAGGACATGACAACCGAGGGGAAGCGAATTCTCCTCACCGGAGACATGCTCGCACTCGGAGAATGGTCGGAAGATTTCCATCATCTCCTGGGCGAAGAAGTCACCCGAGCGAAGATCGATCGAGTCATTGCGATCGGTTCACAGGCAGCAAGTGTCGCAGGAAGCGCACGACAACATGGCATGGATGCCGGCTGCCTGGGAATCGCACGCGATCAGGAGATCGCCATGATGCTCTTGAACCTGTGGCTGGAACCCAACGATGTGGTTCTCGTGAAAGGTTCACGGGGAACTCGGATGGAAACATTCCTGCCTCGCCTTGAACAACTCGCGGAAGAGATTCCGCAGATGAAGACGAACTTCGAAACGTCAACGCGAAAAGTGGCTTAG
- the mraY gene encoding phospho-N-acetylmuramoyl-pentapeptide-transferase, whose amino-acid sequence MLNHLVPFAEQLERHAAGDSRILLTGRIALASVTSFLAALLLGPFAIRWLKARCRERIDSASKRLNELHAHKQETPTMGGLFIIASVVISTLVWGNLANVFVQIGLFVAISFAALGAVDDWTKVHKKTRGLSARHKFMTQLILGGVAATWLYFSQKETPHGLELIWPIGKHGIWLGAGFIAWGVLVLVGTSNGVNLTDGLDGLASGCTVFVGSAFIGLTYLAGHVVMADYLSIPHITGAGEFGIVIGALVGAVMGFLWFNCYPAQVFMGDTGSLPIGALLALAALVTRQEAVLVIAGGVFVIETLSVIAQVGWFRMTGNKLIACSPLHNHFVFKGEHEIKIVTRFWIGSALLAILSVASLKIL is encoded by the coding sequence TTGCTGAACCACTTGGTTCCGTTCGCGGAACAGTTGGAGCGGCACGCTGCTGGTGACTCGCGCATCCTTCTCACAGGACGCATCGCACTGGCTTCTGTGACCTCGTTCCTGGCAGCTTTGTTACTTGGACCGTTCGCGATTCGCTGGCTCAAAGCCCGCTGTCGAGAACGAATCGACAGTGCCTCCAAACGACTCAACGAACTGCACGCACACAAACAGGAAACCCCGACAATGGGCGGACTGTTCATCATCGCGTCGGTCGTGATTTCGACTTTGGTGTGGGGCAACCTTGCGAATGTTTTTGTTCAAATCGGACTTTTTGTTGCCATCTCATTTGCTGCTCTGGGAGCGGTGGATGATTGGACGAAGGTTCATAAGAAAACACGTGGACTGAGTGCTCGGCACAAGTTCATGACTCAACTGATACTGGGTGGAGTGGCAGCGACTTGGCTGTACTTCTCCCAAAAAGAGACTCCACACGGGCTGGAACTGATCTGGCCGATTGGAAAACACGGAATCTGGCTCGGTGCTGGATTCATCGCCTGGGGTGTTCTGGTCCTAGTCGGAACTTCGAACGGAGTAAATCTGACAGACGGACTGGATGGACTGGCCAGTGGATGTACGGTCTTCGTTGGATCGGCATTCATCGGACTAACCTACCTCGCCGGGCATGTAGTCATGGCGGACTATCTGAGTATTCCGCACATCACCGGAGCAGGTGAATTTGGAATCGTGATTGGTGCACTGGTCGGTGCGGTGATGGGATTCCTTTGGTTCAACTGTTATCCCGCCCAAGTATTTATGGGCGACACCGGTTCACTTCCAATTGGAGCACTTTTGGCTTTGGCCGCACTGGTGACACGGCAGGAAGCAGTCCTGGTCATCGCCGGAGGAGTCTTCGTCATCGAGACGCTGAGTGTGATTGCTCAGGTCGGATGGTTTCGAATGACTGGAAACAAATTGATCGCGTGCAGCCCGTTGCACAATCATTTCGTCTTCAAAGGTGAGCACGAAATTAAAATCGTCACACGATTCTGGATCGGCTCTGCACTGCTGGCCATCCTGAGTGTCGCAAGTCTGAAAATCTTGTAA
- a CDS encoding NPCBM/NEW2 domain-containing protein — MIRLMAYCRTTRPQSLTRLAMNFCAAMFLLCVSAIAEDEEHAVKVRLHGGTTLQCDSVRWLESSSQVELQTADELQLFDWESVDVVEFVQSTHETRLSTNAIRLTNDDLLFVDSAHLVDEQIETQFEGQTIRIPIEFSRSMTLHTTPRSLQDSTGSLPNRDVVTLINNDQIQGDLIDFSREAVEVDCNLGNLSLPVGNIQSLQFNPLLSTDMPLNEPQARIIFRNGSLLTVDSIQSLPEAGQFRLDVPGLGSLEVEVDKIQRIDSLARPSIGITQAHQPQVVSTDFFGSELKSVWNRTPDGRTLLTDGRFFRDGIGVHSKSEIHLRVPLNARSFVTSVGLDDRQEDCGNVEAKILQDDVVLWTATLDAKAQRFVTTPELSVSTGTLKLTIDFGLRADLADLTCWCRPRFFLDERQ; from the coding sequence ATGATCCGTCTGATGGCTTATTGCAGAACAACTCGACCGCAAAGTCTCACAAGACTGGCGATGAACTTCTGCGCGGCCATGTTCTTACTGTGCGTGTCTGCAATTGCTGAAGACGAGGAACACGCAGTCAAAGTGCGTCTCCATGGCGGTACAACTCTTCAATGCGATTCTGTTCGCTGGCTCGAATCAAGTTCACAAGTCGAACTGCAAACTGCCGACGAGCTTCAATTGTTCGACTGGGAATCTGTTGATGTTGTCGAGTTCGTCCAATCAACTCATGAGACTCGCCTCTCGACGAACGCGATTCGTCTCACAAACGACGACCTGCTGTTCGTTGACTCTGCACATCTGGTAGACGAACAGATCGAAACTCAATTCGAAGGACAGACGATTCGTATCCCGATCGAATTCAGTCGTTCGATGACGCTTCACACCACTCCGCGATCGCTCCAGGATTCGACCGGTTCTCTTCCGAATCGCGACGTCGTCACTCTCATCAACAACGATCAAATTCAGGGGGATTTGATTGACTTCAGCCGTGAAGCAGTCGAAGTTGACTGCAACCTGGGCAACCTTTCACTGCCTGTCGGAAACATTCAGAGCCTCCAGTTCAACCCCCTTCTATCAACTGACATGCCGTTGAATGAGCCTCAAGCTCGAATCATCTTTCGCAATGGAAGCCTTCTGACTGTGGACTCAATTCAAAGCTTGCCGGAGGCCGGTCAATTTCGATTGGATGTTCCGGGGCTGGGAAGCCTGGAAGTCGAAGTCGACAAAATTCAGCGAATCGATTCTCTGGCACGTCCGTCAATTGGGATCACCCAGGCGCATCAACCTCAGGTTGTTTCGACCGACTTTTTTGGATCAGAGCTCAAGTCAGTCTGGAACAGAACTCCCGACGGGCGAACATTGTTGACAGACGGCCGTTTCTTTCGAGACGGAATTGGTGTTCACTCGAAATCGGAGATTCACCTTCGAGTTCCCCTGAATGCTCGATCATTCGTGACATCAGTGGGACTGGACGATCGACAGGAAGATTGCGGGAACGTTGAAGCGAAGATTCTCCAGGACGACGTCGTATTGTGGACCGCAACACTCGATGCCAAGGCGCAACGCTTCGTAACGACTCCGGAGCTTTCGGTTTCCACCGGCACCTTGAAGCTTACAATCGATTTCGGCTTGAGGGCTGATCTCGCCGATCTCACTTGCTGGTGCCGGCCGCGTTTCTTTCTCGACGAACGTCAATAG
- a CDS encoding prenyltransferase/squalene oxidase repeat-containing protein, with protein MTDQTAQATVDGLKWLASRQRMDGSFGNNRERSESVGIAALCGIAFLCSGSVPEAGDYSETVDRTVGFLLNCSQKNGYLVDSGAASHGPMYGHGFATMFLAEVYGMTPRDDVGEKLRRAVDLIIATQNSEGGWRYNPVPQEADVSVTVCQVMALRSARNAGISVPKEVVDRAVDYIKSCQNPGGGFRYRPFDPAESRLARSAAAVVALYSAGVSDDPVVQNGLNYVVDRLKIRDDREYYFYAQYYAAQAAWQARDNRWRICFPILRDDLLSRRAGDHWEDPLQGDEYATAMALVALQIPYDVLPIFEH; from the coding sequence GTGACTGATCAGACCGCGCAAGCGACGGTCGACGGATTGAAGTGGCTGGCAAGTCGCCAGCGAATGGACGGTTCATTCGGCAACAATCGCGAACGTTCTGAAAGCGTTGGAATCGCTGCTTTGTGCGGCATTGCGTTTCTCTGCTCGGGAAGTGTTCCTGAAGCAGGCGACTACTCAGAGACCGTCGACCGCACGGTTGGCTTTCTTCTTAATTGCTCTCAAAAGAACGGCTACCTCGTCGATTCCGGAGCTGCCTCGCACGGGCCAATGTACGGCCATGGCTTCGCGACGATGTTCCTCGCGGAAGTTTATGGAATGACTCCCCGTGATGATGTCGGCGAGAAATTGCGACGAGCGGTCGATTTGATCATCGCCACTCAGAATTCTGAAGGTGGATGGCGCTACAATCCGGTTCCGCAAGAGGCCGATGTCTCTGTCACCGTCTGTCAGGTCATGGCACTTCGCTCAGCGCGCAACGCCGGCATTTCCGTCCCCAAAGAAGTCGTCGACCGAGCGGTTGATTACATCAAGAGTTGCCAGAACCCGGGAGGCGGTTTTCGATATCGTCCGTTTGACCCGGCAGAATCGCGACTGGCGAGGTCGGCTGCGGCAGTCGTCGCTTTGTATTCCGCTGGCGTGAGCGACGACCCGGTGGTGCAGAACGGTTTGAACTACGTCGTCGATCGACTCAAAATCCGAGATGACCGCGAGTACTATTTTTACGCACAGTACTATGCAGCCCAGGCTGCCTGGCAGGCGCGAGACAACCGCTGGCGGATTTGTTTCCCAATTCTGCGCGACGATTTACTCAGCCGACGTGCTGGAGACCACTGGGAGGACCCGTTGCAAGGTGATGAATACGCGACAGCGATGGCACTCGTCGCACTTCAAATCCCATATGATGTTCTTCCGATCTTTGAACACTAA
- the obgE gene encoding GTPase ObgE — MFVDRVEILCQAGDGGNGCMSFRREAHVARGGPDGGDGGNGGSLFITADQNLGSLVNLTGHRHWKAESGRPGEGKLKTGKSGQDTHIYVPPGTIIRDKNQGFVLKELLQQGDSLLIAQGGKGGRGNKHFATSTDRAPRQFEEGTPGEVREVLLELKLIADVGLIGKPNAGKSTLLSRLSRATPEIADYPFTTKYPNLGAVRVGYDHDFVVADIPGLIEGAHAGVGLGHEFLRHVQRTRVFIHLVEPSPMDGSDPIENYRQIREEMRLYDPTLVERPELVVVTKSELPDAEACRDLLKEELDKPVRLISAVTGDGLAELIKEVSRLLREMDQEDEFH, encoded by the coding sequence ATGTTTGTTGATCGAGTGGAAATTCTGTGTCAGGCAGGAGATGGAGGAAACGGCTGCATGAGCTTTCGCCGAGAAGCTCACGTAGCGCGCGGAGGTCCCGATGGCGGTGATGGGGGAAACGGGGGAAGCCTGTTTATCACTGCCGACCAGAATCTGGGAAGTCTGGTCAACCTGACGGGTCATCGCCACTGGAAAGCAGAAAGTGGTCGCCCCGGTGAAGGTAAACTGAAGACCGGTAAATCGGGACAGGACACGCACATTTATGTCCCTCCCGGAACGATCATTCGCGACAAGAACCAGGGGTTCGTGCTTAAGGAACTGCTGCAGCAGGGCGATTCACTCTTGATTGCTCAGGGCGGTAAAGGTGGTCGCGGGAACAAACACTTCGCGACTTCGACTGATCGTGCACCGAGGCAATTCGAAGAGGGAACTCCGGGCGAAGTCCGCGAGGTTTTGCTCGAGCTGAAACTGATCGCTGATGTCGGTCTGATCGGAAAACCGAATGCTGGCAAAAGCACACTTCTGAGCCGTCTGTCGCGAGCGACTCCGGAGATCGCCGATTACCCCTTCACCACGAAGTACCCCAACCTCGGTGCGGTCCGTGTTGGCTATGATCACGACTTCGTCGTCGCTGATATTCCCGGGCTGATTGAAGGGGCTCATGCCGGGGTCGGACTTGGACACGAGTTCTTACGACACGTCCAACGGACGAGAGTCTTCATTCATCTGGTTGAACCAAGCCCAATGGACGGGAGTGATCCGATCGAGAACTATCGTCAAATTCGCGAAGAAATGCGTCTCTACGATCCAACTCTCGTCGAGCGACCGGAACTTGTCGTTGTGACGAAAAGCGAACTACCCGATGCAGAAGCCTGCCGCGACTTGTTGAAGGAAGAACTCGATAAGCCTGTAAGACTCATCTCCGCAGTCACCGGCGATGGACTCGCAGAACTCATTAAAGAAGTCTCCCGCTTGCTTCGTGAAATGGATCAGGAAGATGAGTTCCATTAG
- a CDS encoding sulfatase, giving the protein MRTHFVSQALWLLCLANFSTNVASRSLNAQEALSPNVLFILVDDLNCDLGCYGHPLVQSPRIDELAATAVRFSKAYSQNPVCNPSRSSLMTGLYPEQTGILSNSGHFRKQHPDLTTLPQHFMNHGYFAARVGKIYHYGVPDQIGTPGEDDPASWNATINPRGRDRDVHDQIHSLIPGKFGGTLSWLNLDTPDEDQTDGRGATAAIEIMKQHRPAKTGKPFFLAVGFYRPHTPYVAPSKYFELYDRDAIKPVMEKPGDRDDIPHAALPDRPHQRELTVPQRQEIIQAYYAAISYMDAQVGRLLDALTELDLAENTIVVFASDHGYHLGHHGLWQKSDLFEGSCRVPMMIRVPESSTTGQVHKHPVELLDLYPTVSELCGLEIPAFVLGDSLVEVLADPTADTGSAAYSVTESRGGKIYPELKGKDILGRTIRTDRYRYTEWGDEAEYGVELYDYELDPEEFTNLANTKTPSAIQRELRARLMVERRIANSSVANPMPSE; this is encoded by the coding sequence ATGAGAACTCACTTCGTGTCCCAAGCTTTGTGGCTGCTATGTCTGGCCAATTTCTCAACGAATGTCGCTTCCCGCAGCTTGAATGCTCAAGAAGCACTTTCCCCGAATGTGCTGTTCATTCTCGTCGATGATCTCAACTGCGATCTCGGTTGCTATGGGCACCCTCTCGTTCAGTCGCCCCGAATTGACGAACTCGCTGCGACGGCTGTGCGCTTCTCGAAGGCGTATTCTCAAAACCCAGTCTGCAATCCGAGCCGCTCTTCGTTAATGACCGGTCTGTACCCAGAGCAAACGGGAATTCTGTCCAACTCCGGACACTTTCGAAAACAACATCCCGATCTGACGACACTTCCGCAGCATTTCATGAATCATGGCTACTTCGCTGCGCGCGTCGGAAAGATCTATCACTACGGCGTTCCCGACCAGATTGGAACGCCCGGTGAGGACGACCCTGCTTCCTGGAATGCGACGATCAACCCGCGTGGCCGGGACCGCGACGTGCATGACCAGATTCACTCTCTGATTCCGGGAAAGTTTGGCGGGACTCTCAGTTGGCTGAATCTCGACACCCCTGATGAGGATCAGACCGACGGACGCGGAGCGACAGCTGCCATTGAAATTATGAAGCAGCATCGTCCTGCGAAGACCGGTAAGCCTTTCTTCCTGGCGGTTGGGTTTTATCGTCCTCACACACCTTACGTCGCTCCGTCAAAGTACTTTGAGCTTTACGATCGGGACGCAATCAAGCCGGTGATGGAGAAACCGGGAGATCGAGATGATATCCCGCATGCTGCCCTACCGGATCGTCCTCATCAGCGAGAGCTCACAGTTCCTCAACGGCAGGAAATTATTCAGGCATACTACGCGGCGATTTCCTACATGGACGCTCAAGTAGGACGGCTGCTTGATGCACTCACAGAGCTGGATTTGGCGGAGAATACGATCGTAGTTTTCGCTTCTGATCACGGGTACCATCTCGGACACCACGGGCTTTGGCAGAAGTCCGATCTGTTCGAAGGTTCCTGTCGCGTTCCGATGATGATCCGCGTGCCTGAGAGTTCAACGACTGGGCAAGTTCACAAACATCCCGTTGAACTCCTCGATCTGTATCCAACCGTTTCCGAGCTGTGCGGGCTTGAGATTCCAGCTTTCGTGTTGGGCGACAGCTTGGTGGAAGTGCTCGCTGATCCAACTGCCGACACAGGCAGCGCTGCCTACTCTGTCACCGAGAGCCGGGGAGGAAAGATCTATCCCGAATTGAAAGGCAAAGACATCCTCGGACGCACGATCCGGACAGATCGGTATCGCTACACGGAATGGGGAGACGAAGCGGAATACGGCGTCGAACTCTACGATTATGAACTTGATCCCGAAGAATTCACAAATCTTGCGAACACCAAAACGCCGTCAGCGATTCAACGCGAACTGCGAGCTAGGTTGATGGTTGAGCGTCGAATCGCCAATTCCTCGGTCGCCAATCCGATGCCCAGCGAATAG
- a CDS encoding DUF1573 domain-containing protein, with translation MKPMQLVSIVLSLVLAIGLVAWLANSAPSFVVEQPDELKDLEGNESESLPKVDYERTNPFDLSGDGPHPKALAEELIYDFGNMALGQTGEHDFVIQNTGDLPLKIARGPSQCKCTVSGLKTDEIAPGETASVHLEWTPTALGPFGQGASIWTNDPENKELIFRVEGEMHREIVSEPEGGWVLGTVSKESPTTFEGVIYSGVIEDFAIEDVTTSSDNVQVEVTPMAADDLEDVLAKVGFQLKGTFKPDGRSGPFREKVTVTTNLEEHQKFEFNLTGNQSGPIVIVGPSWYKGPQLFDLGKIVQGEASTSRLTLMIEKTDQPVEVGEIQVEPKFLKVEMVPEETSETSSRERFTLRVEVPADSPVGRWNGDRKGSLKIKTSHPQLQEISMSLDLEIRSQ, from the coding sequence ATGAAGCCGATGCAGCTAGTGAGCATCGTGTTGTCTTTAGTGCTCGCCATTGGTCTCGTGGCTTGGTTAGCCAATTCCGCGCCCTCTTTCGTCGTGGAACAACCCGACGAGTTGAAAGACTTGGAGGGAAACGAGTCGGAATCGCTTCCAAAAGTTGATTACGAGCGAACGAACCCATTCGATCTCTCGGGAGATGGTCCGCACCCGAAAGCTTTGGCTGAGGAGCTGATCTACGACTTCGGAAACATGGCATTGGGCCAAACCGGAGAGCACGATTTCGTGATTCAGAACACCGGTGACCTCCCACTGAAAATTGCTCGCGGACCTTCACAATGCAAATGTACCGTCAGTGGTCTCAAGACCGACGAAATCGCACCCGGCGAGACAGCTAGCGTGCATCTGGAGTGGACACCCACCGCCCTCGGCCCATTCGGGCAGGGAGCGTCGATCTGGACGAACGATCCTGAAAATAAAGAGCTGATCTTCCGCGTCGAGGGAGAGATGCACCGGGAGATCGTTTCAGAACCCGAAGGAGGCTGGGTCCTCGGAACCGTCTCGAAAGAATCGCCCACGACCTTTGAAGGCGTCATCTACTCCGGCGTAATTGAAGACTTCGCGATTGAAGATGTCACGACGAGTTCGGACAACGTCCAAGTCGAAGTCACGCCGATGGCTGCCGACGATCTGGAAGATGTCCTGGCCAAAGTTGGATTTCAACTGAAAGGGACGTTCAAGCCCGATGGACGCTCAGGACCGTTTCGGGAAAAGGTAACCGTCACGACGAATCTCGAAGAGCATCAGAAGTTCGAATTCAATCTGACTGGCAATCAATCCGGTCCAATCGTGATCGTCGGTCCCTCCTGGTACAAAGGCCCGCAGTTGTTCGACCTCGGAAAGATAGTTCAGGGAGAAGCTTCTACTTCTCGCCTGACGCTGATGATCGAGAAGACCGATCAGCCTGTTGAAGTCGGCGAGATTCAGGTCGAACCAAAATTCCTCAAGGTCGAAATGGTTCCTGAAGAGACGTCCGAAACCTCCTCGCGGGAACGTTTCACTCTTCGTGTCGAAGTCCCAGCTGACAGCCCCGTCGGAAGATGGAACGGAGACCGCAAAGGCTCGCTCAAAATCAAAACAAGCCATCCACAGCTTCAAGAAATCTCAATGTCTCTCGATCTCGAGATCCGCTCTCAGTAA
- a CDS encoding isoprenylcysteine carboxylmethyltransferase family protein → MPDSMKHHPLQPLLLTLAQFGLAAAIFLQHAWSRDNYVANFLVVAGAAVMIWAIFSMGSKTLTVSPTPRESASLKTTGAYRWVRHPMYSALLLASAGCAFAPPQISITICWIGLLGTLLLKIRFEETLLSERFPEYVEYQRKTSMLIPFVV, encoded by the coding sequence ATGCCGGACTCAATGAAGCATCACCCTTTGCAGCCCTTGTTACTTACGCTCGCGCAGTTTGGATTGGCGGCAGCGATCTTCTTGCAGCATGCCTGGAGTCGAGACAATTACGTTGCCAACTTCCTCGTCGTGGCTGGGGCCGCAGTCATGATTTGGGCGATCTTTTCGATGGGATCAAAGACGCTGACTGTTTCCCCGACACCGAGAGAATCCGCGAGTTTAAAGACCACAGGAGCCTATCGATGGGTTCGTCATCCAATGTATTCAGCGTTGCTACTCGCGAGTGCTGGATGCGCGTTCGCACCACCTCAGATTTCCATCACCATCTGCTGGATCGGATTGCTGGGAACCCTGCTCCTGAAAATCCGATTCGAAGAGACACTCCTAAGTGAAAGGTTTCCCGAGTACGTCGAATACCAAAGGAAAACATCTATGCTTATCCCGTTCGTCGTTTAA